Genomic segment of Desulfobotulus mexicanus:
GTAATGAATATGGCCACTATGGCCCTGGAGGAGGCATATATCCGGGAAGAAAAAACCATCTCGGCAGAGCTGCTTTACAGCGCTGAATGGTTCAACAGATCCGAGTGAAACGGAGGCGACTGCGAGGGGACTCCAGCGTTAAGGGATAACTCGGTGCGGTAGACTGCTGTCTACAATGAAAGACCGGAAGGGGATAGCCCCTTCCGGTCACATTTTTGTCGGGTATTTGTTTGTGAGAATTTTTGTGGATTTGTGTATGAGAATCAACACTGGCCCTTTCGGCCAACTGCAGCAACTGGTGACAGAGGGGCATCATGGCTTGGTATCCTGATCAGCGGGTGGAATAAAGACCTGGGGAGCCTCGGACTCCGGCAGGTTTTCAACATACAGAGACCGACTTGGAAATGCAAAAGATGTGCCTTCCTCTTCCACAATGGCTTTGATGGAAAGGGCCAGACCCTCTTTGGCTGCAAGCCATTCTCCCCAGGCTGTGGTCCGGGTAAAACAATAAACCATAATATCGATGGATGAGTCTGAAAAACGGTCAATGCGTACAAAAAGAGGAACTTCCGGAGGGTTGACAAAGGCCGGATTTTCCAGCAGATGGTTTTCTATCCGGTCCCGGACTTTCCTCAGGGTATCCAGGGTGGTGCGGTATTCAAGGCCGATGGTCCAGAAAATTCTTCTGTGGGTCATATGGGAAAAGTTGGTCAGTGTATTGTCGGAAAGCCTTGCATTGGGTACAAAGACCGGAGCTTTGTCAAAGCGGCGTATGCGGGTGGAACGGAAACCTATTTCCTCAACGGTACCTTCCACAACACCTTCCACATGAATCCAGTCTCCTTTGCCAAAGCGGCGTTCTGTAAGTATAAGAATGCCGGAAATAAGGTTCTTGAACAGATCCTGGGCACCCAGCGCTACCGCTACGCCAAAAAGTCCGAAACCGGCAAGAACCGGGCCGACTTTAATGCCCCACATGTCCAGAATGGTAGCGGCACCGATGGCGATGACGGCAATTTTCACGGCTTTCTGGGCCCAGTCCAGCAGGGCTTCGCCCACCTTTTCTTTTATATTGCTGAGAAGTCTGAAGAGGGGAGGAATAGCGGAAAGCAGCGCCCAGAAAATCATGAAGGCAATCATGGACCGGATCAGTTTTTCAGAAAAAAGAGCGGCACCGCCTTCAAGATTCAGAAAACGTAAGGCAAAAAAGACACCTAATATAACAGGAACAAGGCGTACGGGTGGTTCCAGTGAGGCTACTATTTCATCATCCAGCCGGGTTTCTGTCTGGCTGCTCAGTTTTTTAAGGCGGTTGAGAAGCCATTGAACAACGGTTCGCCGTAACAGGAGAAAAAAAATGAGAATACCAGCCGCCGCAAGATAGCGGGCTATGGGAATACCCATGAACCCATGATTCCAAACATCTATGGTCATTGTTACAAACTCTTGAAAAGACTCCATGAAACCTCCTGGTTTGCCTGCATGCACTTGCAGGGAATAAATATCCGGGCAAGTATACGGTCCGGGCTTTCCAGCGTCAAGCAAGGGGGAGTATCAGTCCATGATCATGATCCTTGCCGGAGATCTTCAAAATAATTGGAACTGTAGAATATGAATGATTTTTTTTCCTGGGATAATAACCTCTTGTCTTCCGATGAATTCTGGCTGACAGGGCTTTTTGTCTCCGCCTTTGTGGCGGCAACCCTTTTGCCCGGTGCTTCGGAAGTAGTACTTGTGGCAGCGCTTCTGAATGGCAAAGATCCTGTTACAGCTGTTGCTGCTGCAACCACAGGCAATGTTCTGGGAGCTGTAACCACCTTTTATCTTGGTAATTTTGCCGGAGATGGAGCAGGGCGTTTTCTTGGAATTTCTGAAGAAAAAAGGGAGCAATCAGCCCGGTGGATCTCCCGCTATGGTTCATGGATGTTGTTCTTTTCCTGGATACCCGTTGTGGGAGACCCTCTGGTTTTTGCCGCAGGGATTTTGCGTATGAAGGTTTTGCATTTTCTTGTTTTCATGGTTTTCGGAAAGCTGGTCCGTTATATTGTGGTTGCATGGCTGACCCTTGGTGCAGGCAGTCTTTACGGCTGAAGATACCCGCATCTTTTTTTTTAAAAGTTTTCAGTACTGTCTCTGACAAAGATGTTTTATTTTAAGTCCTTCCCAATAAATGGCCCCCCCAACGCATTAAAAAGGATACTCTCCATGCAGGAAAATCAAAGGGAAGAATGGCGTGACCGGGTGGAAAAAGCAGAAACGGATGCACTTTTTTATCGGATGATTTTTGAAAAATCCACGGCCCCCACCATTGTCATTGAATCGGATTATACCATCAGCCGTATAAATGAACGTGTTGAAGAACTCCTCGGTTATTCCAAAGAAGAGATAGAAGGAAAAATTGAGTGGCTGCGTTTTGTAGTCAGGGAGGATCTGGAGCGTATGATGCGTTATCATCATACGCGGAGAAAGGATCCCGGAGCAGCACCCGGTGAGTATGAGTGCCGTCTTATGAATCGTGAAGGGCAGGTCCATGATATCCTGATT
This window contains:
- a CDS encoding mechanosensitive ion channel family protein, with protein sequence MESFQEFVTMTIDVWNHGFMGIPIARYLAAAGILIFFLLLRRTVVQWLLNRLKKLSSQTETRLDDEIVASLEPPVRLVPVILGVFFALRFLNLEGGAALFSEKLIRSMIAFMIFWALLSAIPPLFRLLSNIKEKVGEALLDWAQKAVKIAVIAIGAATILDMWGIKVGPVLAGFGLFGVAVALGAQDLFKNLISGILILTERRFGKGDWIHVEGVVEGTVEEIGFRSTRIRRFDKAPVFVPNARLSDNTLTNFSHMTHRRIFWTIGLEYRTTLDTLRKVRDRIENHLLENPAFVNPPEVPLFVRIDRFSDSSIDIMVYCFTRTTAWGEWLAAKEGLALSIKAIVEEEGTSFAFPSRSLYVENLPESEAPQVFIPPADQDTKP
- a CDS encoding PAS domain-containing protein, producing MQENQREEWRDRVEKAETDALFYRMIFEKSTAPTIVIESDYTISRINERVEELLGYSKEEIEGKIEWLRFVVREDLERMMRYHHTRRKDPGAAPGEYECRLMNREGQVHDILIKLDMIRGTTTSVATLVNVTAEKAVVKTLRQREAEFRAIVEHFTGFLYTLGVTQLPQKSKLGAPYIS
- a CDS encoding YqaA family protein, with protein sequence MNDFFSWDNNLLSSDEFWLTGLFVSAFVAATLLPGASEVVLVAALLNGKDPVTAVAAATTGNVLGAVTTFYLGNFAGDGAGRFLGISEEKREQSARWISRYGSWMLFFSWIPVVGDPLVFAAGILRMKVLHFLVFMVFGKLVRYIVVAWLTLGAGSLYG